Part of the Nicotiana sylvestris chromosome 2, ASM39365v2, whole genome shotgun sequence genome, GAGTTgagaagtattatttatgttgcacggggtcatcctttaggctaaaaaaattTAGGACACCCCTCCCTTTTATGTGGGTGTTATTCACACTTAGTCATTTGACATAGATCAACGTATTTTGTATCTTTGTATTTATTAAGACTTGTACCGATTCTCATATGTTTTAATAAGACTCTACAACTTTTGAATTTTCCCTTCTATTTATTTGGTCACCTAGCCTAATCACATAATCTACATAGTCTAAAGTTCGGctaggacccacagttgtggacctcgaagagagcctaacaccttccctttgggGTAATttaagcccttacccgatctttggtagCGTTGACTAGTCAAATAGAGTTATTTgtaaataggtgccctaacgcaccttaaaattaTTAGGTgtaaactcttctcttttaacaCATATTTAAAAGAGGTTTCACATGTCGAAGCCTACTTTTACGAGAAAACGGGGCACAACACTAGCCATATGTTACATGCCTCTAATTGTCACATGATTTACTTGTTAAATGCCTTAATTTGCTACATGCTTGTACTCACCACATGTTTTAACTTGCTATGTCTCCACTTATTATATGCTCTACTTACCATATTCTTTCATTGATTAAATGACTTTACTTGAAACGTACTTCTTCTTGCTACATGATTTCATATATTGGATGCCTTCATTTGATCCCTGTTCTTAATAATTTATGCCCGTTTCATGTATTACTCTCATTTGCTTAACCAAATTAGGTGACTTGTAGATTGGCTGTGTGATATACCTTGTGGAAGCCTTGTCATTATATATGCTGGACTAGTTGTTGATATTGGATTGCTCATTCTACTTTGTTGAGTTGTACTACCTAGTCGAATACAGCGTGTTCATTTTCTTAGTGTTGCATTGTGAACTTTTCATGCGTTTGATTGTTGTTGTGGTTTCATATGATATTGTTGATAttgtggatcgagttgcacgctgtAATaatgatttatatatatatatatatatatatggaggatcgggttgcatgccacaacgatATTGATATGAGATATGAGATTAACATGTATATATGGGGGATTGGGTTGCGCACCGAAATGGAGAAGAACATGTATTGTGATTTTTCCTGTCTTTTGATTCCTTTCATTGTGTTGTGAGACTGAGAAGTGAAGATATTCTGGGGCCCACTGCCATTTGTATTCTTGTTCAATTCATTACATGATTATATGTGTATCTTTTCTCGTATTTGCTCTTTCTATTTATcatctgcacaaaaatataagTAGGTATCTTTTAACTTAAAACCTCGCTACTACTTCACTGAGGTTAGTTAAGGTACTTACTAattacatggggtcggttatactcataATACAcatctgcaccttgtgtgcagatattGGAGTCGTGGAAAACTAAGACTTGTACTGAAGATGTCCTACCGTTCCAGATTCAGGCCGCCCCTTGTTCATGGTAGTTTAGGACTTAAACTCTATTTATGTAaacttcaaacaaatattgtacGATTTCTTTGTTTCAGTTTTATAAATCTAAAGCATAGTGATTCATGACTTGTACACCAACCCTTGGGAGGTTGTGTAGAATTCAATCATTTAATTTCTTGTTATTAATCATTTATCAATTGAGTTACCTAGTTAtatgttggcttacctagcattAGGGTTAGGTACCATCATGACCATgcagattttgggtcgtgataaagcCCCTGTACCAAGCGTTTTAAATGGCATGGGCAAGATACGGGACGCTTTATCTAACAAAGAGCGAGGTAAAAGTCGTGGGGCGTAGGGCTTGAGCCCCAtgaatatataattttaaaattttgataaattaataaataaatatataagcaCAATAATTAACTGACAAgaaattcaatatatatatatatatatatatatatatatatataaatttaccataggtataattactatactgaatttcaccgtaactaccccttaatactttccttaccctttcagcaaataaggaagggaggccgtctataaacttagctttccaatgctcatatttattttcgggtagttccataaccctactcatacaagtatctttataccatctaaattcactaagagtcttacatctaagcccattaagtaaggttctgatggtctcatgatttgaggtaaatctatacctcttcaagtctagtacttttagtacttgtttatcccagatccattccaaaagcttcatatctatgttgaatattTCACATCTATTATATATTTACTATAAAcaattcctaggctctgataccattttacacCAGGATCTAATTGGCTGGCGGTaatccgcacggccatccagatctagctgctttagtatATTTAAAGGTTGTCGGAAGACCGCACGACCAGTAAATTCGAAATATACTAGGATTTTATTATAGTTTTAATGGCTGTACGGAAGTCatttttacccaagcaaggggcctgtctgatccgatacatactcttattgagcccatgtgtcgagcggttctaactgtgaaagagggCCCTTTTGACAACACAACTTCAACGGGCTATAATGTCACAGCTGGATAGACAGAGCCACTAAGGCAAAGACAATAAGAGTAATACCAGAGTCGACTGtgccaccatcttggaaccaagacaagaaactatattaaaattcttttatattttgaaagagtctggattcttcatagttaatatgcaagagaagttagtttttcaacatagatatgaagcatATCTATTCATAGTTAATCAAATGCtttttttgatgatttgaacCGCTATAAGATGTATTAATCTGATTCCAGtcgcgttcctcaatcaacacatcttgaggagtaggacggggaTAATAGTAAGTTTGCATCCTAGGCTTGTCAGCATACTTACTATTGGGTTTAACTaaacctttgagtttattaaactctaaCCAtttctcagttttataatcagaaacagtctcaattctatcagcaaaattttgagataaatcaattggtctaacattaaaaccagaaagctttttatcaagGAGTTGTGccaagtcatcaagagatttaaattttatatcctgaatctcaggaggtctttgaacatgagtaagaataacttgatcaactgttttacttcctgaagtggaggcaacatcagttggtcctttcttaatagtcatttcttttattaaaatagtcaaatcatcaagttttttatcaagagaaccgatatgttctcctaaaatttttacatataaacccaaataattattttgagaaattaatttattaatttctgcgataCTAATAGCCGCaacgttatcatcaataaatttttgaaaagcaGTGAAGGTAATActagtattattaggtaaaataaagggggcctgaggaggataaatgactttagtaatattaccactcccatctttataagatctttctagtacctttatataaagaggcaaataagttgttataaaccaaggaacaaaatacataatttgattatgcaaagcacaagtttcataaaattcttgagaaatactattcagatcatctttgctataagcatcgaaaaaccacgttttaaactggctccatttatcactaaaaaattcctttttgaatatattttcatgcccgagaactggggctaaaatcaatttggtatggaatcattaagtactattggggtcaaaatccatctcggatacagaaggaatatccttatcagaaatattatcattgtcctgaacaatatttgtttgagggttaactttaaccctttcaaccctttcgacagacttatatatatatatatatatatatatgcgcatTAAATACAAAAAAGAAATTTACTTGAAAAGTGAAAGACGTAAAGATGCATTACACCTATTGCATGGCTATGATAGAACATACTTAGAGTTATAAAAATGATATTGTAACGACAATAAAATAAAGCTAttgtttaaaatttaaaactagATAATAAATCACAAATACTCATTGTATTATACAAATAGTTAGAATCGAGTCATCTATACAATATCTAAACTAACCGATACCAAAAGAAATTCTAAAATCAAAACTAAGTTGAAAAGAATAAATTAaagaatgcaaaaaaaaaaaaaacttgaagaaaaatgaagaattggAGGATAAACTCTTTGCATTGTAGTTTACACTTTACATGCAAAAGTCAAAAGTGTATTTATTACTCAATAATAAACAACaaagagaatgtaacgacccgataggtcgttttgagtattagCTCTCCTATTTGTATTTTGAGATATCTCATAGCTCGATttgatgatttatgacttgcgtgcatggtttgTGTTGATTTCAAAAAGCTTAAATGTGAAGTTTTAAAGAAAATGGGATTCGTTACTTTAAAAATTACTAGAATTGATCACggccaatatttttggtaaacgatcTCGGATCGATATTTTGACGATTCTGATAGGTTTGTATGATTTAGACTTGTACACATATTTGTTTGGGATCCCACATGACCGGAGTGTATTTCGGCTCGTTATGCGAAAAATTGAGTTTTGAACTTGAAAATCTTGATTTTAATGACCGATTCTcgaattttgatgttattttgatcgTTTAAGTTTGCAAgtgagtttgtatgatgttattacacttgtatGGATGTCAAGATTAAAGAgggaggggctcgggtgagttccagATAGGTTAAGGACTGATTTTTGCTTAACAGGTGACTGTTGTTGTAACTGGGCTACATGTCTCGCATTTGTGATGACCTATTTGCAAATGCAAGCTTCGATTTTGCAATGACTGACTGGGATGGGCAGCTTTGCATTTTCGAAGCTTCGCTGGCATTCACGATGGGGCTTCTTTCGCAATTGTAAGGAATGTGTAGCATCAATTAGACGGCAGCTTCACAATTACGAAGCTTGGAGTGCATTTGCGATGgctttgtcgcatttgcgacatcagaTGCTACGAGGATGGTTTGTAATTGCGATCAGCTGTTTGGATTTGTGAACATCGTATATGTAAACAAGAGTTTGCAATTGCAATATGTGCAGCTGGGTAAAATGTAAGAATTTcgggacttagctcattttatacCATTTTGAGACCTAGACTCTATAGAGGCGATTTTTACAGAACAATTTATTCCCAAATTGATAAGTTAGTAATCTTAAGTtgtttttcttcaattttcactactttttcatgaatttcatcaTCAAATCTAAGATTCCTACAGTAGAATCGAGAATTTTAGGTagaattttaaaattttgtaaaattgagatttagacttcaaattgaggtcagatttcgtAACAAATCACATATCcgggctcatgggtgaatgggtaatcgaaatttggtcttaatttcgaatttcgaccacttgggtataTGTTtaacttttttttgtttttttaattatgataaagattgaatctttttcatttgagggtagtttctaaagcttgtttttacttgtttaaacaaTAATTGACTAGATACATGTGGTATGGAGGCTTGTTCTAAAGGGGAAGTCATGTTAGATTGTTGATTGTGTTCCAGAAAGAGGGAAGTGTCTTGGTTAACCTTGATATGAAGTTAATATGATATAATCgagtctatttgctatgtgatgtATGTGTTGGGAGCGACGTATATGCAAAGTGATGGGTTTATATGCGTTGGCTATGGGATAATCATGCGGGTAGAATTAGCCCAACTTGTTCCATGTTACTTTGTGTATTATGTATTTCATGTTTCAAATAGATCGTATAATTCTTTAATTTCTTGTATTCATGTTATTTTCATTTTGAAATATTGGGTGTCGAGATCGTTGAATCATTGATTGGTTGTTGGTGCCAATTGTTGGAAGATTCTCATATGATGAGTTGTGTTCAAATACTATAGTTGAAGTTGAATTTGTTTTCCACCTTGCTTGGTATTCTGTTGTATGTGatgcttggtgaggaagagttAAATGCACGAAGAGTATTGTCGTGCTTGTGAGGAAGAGTGAAATGCACAAAGGGTGTTGTTGTACTTGTGAGGAAGCGCGGTTGTACACGAAGCGTTTTTCCGggccttatttatttttgatattattgCACGAATTGTATTTTCGTGCCTTATTTATATATTGATATTGTTCAATGAAGAGTGTTTTCGTGCTTAAATGAATGTGAGGATATGCACGAAGGGTGTTTTCGTGATTGTTTTTATATTATGATGTGAGGATGAGAGTGAAATCACGAAGGATGATGTTGTGCAGTTTTGTTGATTATATTGCTTTTTTACTTTGATATTCGTAATGTGGACTTGGTTTTGTGGTTTCATTATTTACTTATGAAAGGTTGTTCAGAGTTGTTGTAAAACTGCAAGTTGAGGCTTACTCAGTGACATTTTACTTTATGTTTTCAATTTACGCCCCTTTACTTGTGTACTTGTTATCCATTTCACTTGTCATTATCCCATTGTTATACTTGATACTTTACCTGTCACTTCCTTACTTCTTGATATATAACTGCACCAATTTATTGTAGGTATTTtatcttagcctcgtcactacctcgtcggggtaaGTCTtaatacttactgagtacattgGGTTGATTGtattcatactatacttctgtacttCTTGTGCAAATTCAGACATTGGTAATAGCGAAATTTCGAGAGTGCTTAGCGGATACCAGTCTGGTGATTCGAGGTCGAGTTGCATTCCGTTTGTAGGCCTAGATTCACCTTTCTATTTCTATTGTAGTGTTTCTACTTTTCGGATAATATTgtacttcttttaaaataatgtaTGTAGTAAACTCTAgaagctcatgtacttgtgactccaCGTCTTGGATGGATTGAGTGTTAGCGTTGATTCTAGACTTATTATGTATACCTTTTGAGTTGCTTTTAATTTATATTGTTATATTGATGTAGTCATAAATTGCCATTCTTTCATATTCTATGATgtatgttggcttgcctagtaagcGATGTTAGGCATCATCAATGATCCCGATTGGTTGGGATTTGGATTGTGACAGAGAAAGATTATGAAATTAGGATAATCAATTTTTAAAGATTATGAAATTAGGATAAACAATTAGAAAAAAACTTagatttttcatttaaaaattTACTATATTAATTTTTAGATATATAACTAAAAAAAAAGGATTTATTAAGCAATTTTGGCTCAAATTTGGAAGTGTTCTCTAGCCTTATGCCCTAAATGAGCTCCAACAATATTGGGACTTATGCCTAGGCGAATTTCCGAAATGTTAAGGCTATGACCCATGATATTTACGTCCTGTATGGGGTAAATTGAATAATGTCAGGCGGACGCTTGACGAGTTGACACGTGAAATTAAAGACAGGTAAGATATGAGTCAGCAAATAGTTGCTACCAGATACAAATATATGACCGGAGCGGAATAAGTCCCAGTGACATAGGAACCGGGAACGAAGGAAGAACATCGGTtggaaaagacaacattcaatGAGTAGCCGTTACAAAGAATCTCTGTATTAATGGTCAACTGTTATGCAGCCATCAAGAGAGGTTTTATTCTCATTAAAGAAGAGCTTGATTTAGGGATCTTGTCTCCCTAAATAGAGCTATAAATAGGAGAATTTTATCCATAATGGGACATGAAAAATCATCTGTAAAGGCAAAAATCTGCTCTTATATATCAAATTACtctctttcttttgttcttaatATTGCTCTTATTACTACTTCCGAAGAAGCTAAGTCCGACTTGTATTTCCTTCAAGTTATTTTAATAACCTTATTTCTGTTCTTACTTATTTTATATTcttggatcaaattaattcatgtGTCTATAAATAATGTTACAAATTTAATTATATCGTTTTACGAGTAAACACATTCCACTAATACGTCTCAGTGCATATTTGGTACGCCCTGCCCTAGGGCTCGTCTTGCGGCTCGCCAAGAAAATACCTTTTAAAATACTGTCAGTACCAATCTTTATGAGCAATGATAACTTTATATCGAATGTAATGGTGCCCCTTTACTATGGAATCCTTtggaggggggggggagggttGGATTTAGTTTTATATATTGATAGTGTAACACAGTTTTACACTATCAATGTAATTTAATTTCTTATATCATGGTAATACATTTAGTTTAGGTTACTTCTAATGCTTATTAAATAAAATTAGATGTAATTAATTTTAAGTGATCTGACTTAAACTTGTTTTTGGGGTGCTGGTCATTTGTTCAATGATTATCTATATGGAACACTGAACACGaataaacaaatatttttgaCAATAAACTCTTTTCAGGCTCTATATTAAGCAAGAGAAGATCATATTATTTTTAGATGGACCAAACCTTATTAGTGTGTCAAGTGCTACACAAAAGTACTATAAATGATTAAGGTCCCTACTGGCCAAAAGGCCTTTGGCTAGCACAGTCCAAGTTGTTGCCTGGGTCAACTCCCAAAATCTGACAGTATCTTCTGTAGAACCCAATTCTGCTCTGCATCTGTGCATTTGAACCTTTGTTACATTCAATTCCACCATTGACGATGTTGGTGATTACACCAAAGCCGGGGACGCGGCGCGCGGCCAAATCAGCTGCGGATGGAGTCCATCTTCCAGTTATGACATCGTGGGCTGATGGCTTTGGTTGTTGGGGTGTCATCCAGAACCATAAGGCTGTTTTGAATGACACTACTGGATCATTGGCTACTAAATCTGGGTTGTTTAACAAATCCCTTCCTATTGCTCTCCCTGCTGGTCCATAATTGTAGTTGCTGCATCACAAAATTATTGTACTACTTTAGTGTGTGATTTTTAAAAATATGGACAATATAAATAATCTTTTAACACAGTCAAATCATCTAAATGATAATGGACTTATCACTTAATCAACTTAATTATTTACTTCAATAGTATAAAGAATTTACACGATTAGTGTATTCTAGCATATATCAGGTACCCTGCCTTATTTTTTAgattactaatattttttttaatggaCAATTACGTGTTGTTATATTTTAAATGAGTGATAGTTTAAAAAGGATTTTACAGTACCAATATAAAAAAGTTAAACCAAAGATAATGACATGTAACTGCTCATAAAAAGTGACAAATTACCCGTTACAACAAGTTATAAATAAAATCATTAACTATGTAAAATTAAACTGTTAGTTTTACATCCTTACTTTTAGGCGGAATAACTTCCTGACCACTTAGACTTGTAGGACATTTGAAAGCCGATGCATAAACTTTAAATTTTCTCATTTGAACACTCAAACTTGACGGAATGAGTACTAATAAATACATCAAGTAGTGCGTGTATATCAATTGCGCTGACATGTACAATACGTCATATACTAGACTATTTATTACTTGACATATGCTATTTGTGAGTCctatttttaaatactaaataagcaaaaaagaagttacaaattaaaaaaagaaaaaagaaagagagaaaaagatcTAACACTTCTCTTTGTTCACCCACAACTCCCTTCTTCTCTGTTCACCCATCTccattcctttccttatttttattccttttttttttctctttttcttcagtGTTCTTTCCCTCTCTTATTTCTAAATCAAATTCACAACACCATTATACTTATGATTAGACtagaaaaaataaatttaattttgaaatttcaGAAAAAATCAATAGGAATTCATGGTTTTGAAACACTGGAGGCCGCCCAATACTATTGCAAATATCTGTCATTTTTGTGTTTTGACGAAGATGAATTCGATGATTGCATTTTCTTCGGACCATCGATGGTTTAGAGTGGTGAGTGCTTTTTGACCACCAGGAAACTCCAATCGCCTGAAAATGGCTCGATTCTAAGGAACCAGACTCTGTCCTCTTTGTTTGTCTCGAAAGTTTATCGCGCTTGCCAACATCACGGATGATAGAACTTGGACATGGATTAGATTCTGTCCTCTTTTGCTAACTTGCAACATCACAGATGATGCGCTCGATTCTAGgggtctttttttcattttctttttcatattttttttgtatttataaaatattttctttaatcaCATTATTGCATTCACGTATATTTTCTGCGTGACGGACACGCGTTTTGTCCACATCACATTTGTCACTGTTTATATGGTCAAcggtcaaatgtgtttattagttaaGGAAATCATGAGttcgagtgttcaaatgggaaagttTAAAGTTCATGTATCGACCATCAAATGacctacaagtttaagtggccacgaAGTCATTCCGCATTACTTTTATTATCTAGTTAATAAATACTAACTAAAATGAGGGAAATGAACGTTAATTACTTACTAGGATATTTGGATAGGACCTCGACCGAAGTAGCTTTTACCAGGAGCACAAGGCCACTGCTGATTTGCAACGCAGTAATTTGGAGGGCTTCCTTGTTCCTGCTTGAAGCAATATCCCCATGAATATGGGCTATCCGGTGCTGTTGCCCAccctcctatatatatatatatatatatatatatatatatatcatagaTTTAATGTATCATTTCTCATATACCAATCATAGTACGCTATCTAAACTTAACGAGTTCAATTGTTAAAATTCTAAGTACTCATGAATGAATTAATGATACTTCTGACATTAATATTTGTTGAAATTGAATgaatttttatataaatatatatttatgtttcgtgtcaaaaataGTAGTGAATATGCGGTTGAACAAAGGCTCCATCCACCTTGTAGATCATAAAAGAAATATTAAAACTAGGAAATCATAAATTATATGCCGGTGAATG contains:
- the LOC104211016 gene encoding basic endochitinase-like, translated to MMRFWLVSLFCLFCLKFAFAQDVGALVSKNLFERILLHRNDANCPAKGFYTYEAFITATRAFGTFGTTGDTNTRKKEIAAFLAQTSHETTGGWATAPDSPYSWGYCFKQEQGSPPNYCVANQQWPCAPGKSYFGRGPIQISYNYNYGPAGRAIGRDLLNNPDLVANDPVVSFKTALWFWMTPQQPKPSAHDVITGRWTPSAADLAARRVPGFGVITNIVNGGIECNKGSNAQMQSRIGFYRRYCQILGVDPGNNLDCASQRPFGQ